The DNA region ACCGCTTCGCGGCAAGACCGCCGCATTCAACCTATCAAAGGTTCAGTTGTTTTTTAGATTATTCCATTTTGCTTTAGCCAGAAATGACCTTCTACGCTCTTAAAAAATAATTCTCGTTTTATGGCCTCAGTTTTCGTTTCGAAAGATTCATAATAATGGAGCTTCCAAGGTCGGTATTTTTTAGTGTATTTGGATTTACCGGCGTTGTGGAATTTGAGTCGTTTTTCTAAATCAGAAGTAGAACCTTTATAATATGTACCGTTAAATTGACTTTTTAAGATATAAGTGTAATACATTGCGGAGAGGGAGGGATTCGAACCCCCGGTAGCCTCGCGACTACAACGGTTTTCAAGACCGCCGCATTCAACCACTCTGCCACCTCTCCAAATTAAGATGACTGATTTGCTAAACAAAGATGTCTTCTAAGAACAGTTATTAGTAAAAATATTAGAAAAACGGTTACAAGAATAGTAAAAAAAACAGATTTTCTCCATTTGAATGCATATATTCATAAATGATGAAAAATATTGAATGGGCATGATTCTCCCTTGTAAATACATTATTTAATTAATTATGCAAAACGAAAAGGTAGCCGAAGAATTAATAGAAAAAATATCTCTTCTGCTGAAAAATAATTTTTTTAATCCTTCTGCAATTGAAAAAAAGGATTACAATTTTGAATTAACTGTGGAAAAGAATCATCAAAAAGTTAAGGTACAAGTCTACTTTGGGAAAAAAGGCATCAAAGTTATTTTACAGGGGAATGCTGAAAATGAGCTTTATAAAGAAGTTGAAAGAATAATAGCTGATGAACCTAAGTTTCAATTTACCGAAGAAAAGATACTTGAGCCTGATGAGTATATAGGAAGTGATGAATCTGGCAAAGGTGATTTTTTTGGTCCTTTAGTTACGGCAGCTTTTTATGTTAATGAATTATCCAAAAAAGAATTATTAAAACTTGGTGTAAGAGATAGTAAAGATGTTTCAGATACTCAAATTTCATTTATTGCTAATCAAATTAAGAAGAGATTTTCTGATGACTTTGAAATAGTAATTATCACCCCCTTAAAATATAACGAGCTTTACAAAAGTTTTAAGAACCTAAACAAAATTTTAAACTGGTCACATTCAAAAGCAATTGAAAATCTTTTGAAAAGGAAAAAATGTAGTTATATAATTACTGACAAGTTTAGCAATGAAAACTTACAACTATCATTTTCCAATGAGTTCAATAACATAGAATTCTTTCAATTTCAGAAAGCAGAAAAATATATTGGTGTTGCTGCTGCTTCAATATTGGCTAGAAACAGAGTTAACAGCTGGTTTGAAGAACAAAAAAAGAATGGCTTAGAATTACCAAAGGGTTCTTCTGAATCAGTAGAGAAAATTGCGAAGGATATTGTATTAAAATATGGTAAGGATAAACTATCCGAATTGGCTAAGGAACACTTTAAAATAACAAGTAAAGTTTAGTATTTGCAATTAGCTGAATAAATTTCTTTTCAAAGTATTAATTTTGTAATATAATATTAAATTTTCTGGAATAGTAAATGAAAAAAGTAAAACGTATTGGCATTTTAACTGGTGGTGGTGATTGTCCTGGACTAAACGCAGTAATTAGAGGTGTAACAAAACCTGCCCACGACCACGGATTAACAGTACTTGGCATACTAGATGGATTTGAAGGATTGGTAGAAGGTAAAGCAATGGAATTATATAATAAAGATGTTTCCGGCATTCTTGCTACTGGTGGAACTATTTTAGGTTCTTCAAATAAGGGTGACCCATTCCATTGGCCGGAAGAATTTGATGGGAAAATCAAAATTATTGATCGCTCGAAAGATGCTCTTAAAAATTATGAAGCTTGGGGACTTGATGTGTTAATAGCAATTGGCGGTGATGGAACGATGCACATTACTCATCAACTTTCTCAAATGGGAATAAATGTAGTTGGAGTTCCTAAAACTATCGATAATGATTTAGAAGCCACCGACCAAACATTTGGGCATGATTCTGCTGTATTTGTAGTTTCCGAAGCACTTGACAGATTGCATACTACAGCCTCTTCACATCATCGTGTAATGGTAATTGAGGTGATGGGAAGATATGCAGGTTGGATTGCCCTTCATGGCGGATTAGCCGGAGGAGCAGATATAATTTTAATTCCAGAAATCCCATTTGATTGGGAATTTGTTTATGATAAAGTGATTCAAAGAAATATGATGGGTAAAAGATTTAGTTTAGTTTGTGTTGCAGAGGGTGCAAAACCAAAAGATGGAAATATAGTTATAAAAGGAAAAGACCCTAAACGTACTGATCCAGTCCAACTTGGTGGAATAGGAGAGTTGGTTTCAAGAAAAATTTCTGAAAATACAGGTTTAGAAACACGATACGCTGTTTTGGGTCATTTGCAACGGGGAGGCAGTCCTACTCCATTTGACAGAATTTTAGCCACGAAATTTGGGACTAGTGCAATTGAGTTAGCCATAAAAAAACAATTTGGTAAAATGGTGGCATTAAGAGGATGGGAAATAAAAAGTGTTAAAATTGAAGATGCTATTTCGCGTCAAAAACTTGTTAAAGCAACTGACCAAGCTGTCTTAGCAGCTCATGCAGTCGGAGTAAGTTTTGGCACGGAAAAATTATAGAACGCTTGTTTGGATTCACTAATATTGCTAATTTAGTCCGCCTTAATTGATAATTGTTCATTGCAAATTGTTAATTAATTCCCGGGGTCGTAGTTCAGTTGGTTAGAACGCCTGCCTGTCACGCAGGAGGTCGCGAGTTCGAGTCTCGTCGGCCCCGCAGAATAAAGAGCCTGATTTAGAAATCAGGTTTTTTATTTCATTGAGTAAGTTAAAGAGTCACGCAGGAGGTCGTCCCGCCGAAGGCGGGAAGTCTCGTCGGCCCCGCTCGATAGCCTTGTAAGTAAAGAATTTACAGGGCTTTTTTAGTTTAAAGGAAAATCAACTGAAGTAGAAACTGAAGTAGTTTGATGATAATTCATCACTTCGTGGAATGCATCTACAGCCTCTGTAAGATCACTGCTGTTCAAAATAAATTACAAATGATTATACATTAATCAAAAGCAAGCTAGGTTGGACAGATTTTTCTTTTTTCAAATTTAATCCCCTAGTTAAAAATAAATTTGTTTGTAAGTTTTTCGGCTCAAACTTATCTCTTGGTTCAAATGGATTATGCAGCCATTCATTAAGACTTATTTTGTTAAATAAATTTATTTGCAGAAAAGCTATCAAATTAGATAAACTCCAGGGGAATTTTGCTATTTCCTTAAGAAACTTTAGAATAAGCAATGTTATCAAAGCTGTCCAAACTTGCCTGATGCAAGCAGGTTTGAATCCAAATAGTATTCTCATTAGTTCCAATAAAAGACTTAATTTTCAAGTGATTTTTTAATTGCTTAATGAATATTTCTATCTATGAAGTGGTTGATTCCCAATAAAATTTGTTGGGTTAGACATTACAACCAAAAAGGCTGATTAATAAAGTGTTAGATGAAGAAGCAAAAAGGAGATAAGGGAAAGAAGTGTGAAATTTGTTTGTGAATATATTATGTTGTACTGAAGTTTAAATTCTACTTGTTATTGATAGTCTGGGGGACAGGTGAAAGGTCTTACCGTTACACACTTAAAAAATATCTTTTGAAGTATTTATGCTAATTAAATATATAATATGTTTTATGGTGTTGTTATTTCTATTTAATAGTTGTAATGAAAATCCAACTCAACCAGTGTCTGCAGAACAGTTTTATCCACTTAAGGTTGGCAATAAATGGTACTATAAATATTATCATACAAATGGGGATACGATAAAATATGATTATTCTGATAGTGAGTATGAACTATATCGAGAAGTAATTGGGGTGAAAAAAATAAACGGGAAAAATTACTCAATAATGGAATCGAAGAATAGTAATCCTTTACTTGTAAATCATTCTGATACGACATATCTAAGAACAGATAGATATAAACTATACTTTGCTTATAAAGATGCAACAACAAACCAATATATTGAGAGAATGTTTGCTGATTTTAGTCTAGAAAAAGCAGATACATTTCATATTGTTAAAGATGCATATGAATGGGTAGTAACAGTTAAAGAGAAGACAACAAATATTATAAAATTTCATTATGAAATACCAAATGCAGCTGATGAGGAATATGAAGAAACATATGTTAAAAATGTTGGTCTTAAAAGTTCTTATTCTACAGACTGGCATATGGGGATAATGTTAGTTAATTACGAGCTAAAATAAATAGATAAAATATATAACCAGTAAATCGATCTAATCACAGAACAAATGCGTTTTAGTGATAAGTTTTTGTTTGGTAACTTAATTAGAACTTGCGGTTTGACATTGTTAAGTATTTAATAATGATCAGCAAACAATACTTACAATTAAAATTAAGCATTGTTTTCATGATTCTTTAGCTTGAGCAAGTAAGTTCTACTTTGTCGTTATGGTTGTCTAATTACTCGGGGTAGTTTGAAAAGTTGAGAATAACAATTGAGTAATAGCAGAACAATACAAATAAACAGAAATTTGATAAGATATAAAAAGAAGGACATGAAGAATTTACTATCACATTTGGGAAAAAGCTAAGGAAAAAGCGAGAGGTAGAAACAGTATTTGGAGATATAAAACATAATCAACTATTTAAGAGATTTTATTTAAGGGGTATTGAAAAAGTTAATGCAGAATTAGGATTAGTAGCTATGTCACATAACATTAAAAAGCTGAGACTGATGATCAACTGGACATACTGACAATCATTTATAGTAACTAACCACGAAGTGGTGACTTCTCATTTCATCGTTTTTATAAAGTATTTTTGATAGCGATGCTGCCATTAAAACATTTTCCTCTATGAAATTCTAATAATTAAGCTTATCTTAAGCTTGGGAAATGATTTTTATTTGTCTAAATCAAATTAATAAGGTGACTAAATAATTAAATCCTTCCCACTAAACACAAACCCGAAAGTTTTTATTTACTGCTTATAGAGAAATAAGCTTCAGTGTTTTTATTAATTATTGACATTTCTTTATGAGAATTCTCAATTCTTTGAATGCATTTACTCAGTAAACAAAAATTATTTTGGGAAAAACAAACACATAATTTTAAGGAGTATTAGATGAACATTTACATTGGCAATCTTTCACCTCAAGTAACTGACCAAGAGTTAAAAGACCTTTTTAATGAATATGGTTTAACTCAGAACGTAAAAATAATACGAGATATTTTTACTGGCGATTCCAAAGGTTTTGGTTTCGTTGAGATGAATGATAAATCAGCTGCATTAAAAGCTATTGAGGCATTGAATGCTAAAGAATTAAAGGGTAAAAAGATTGTAGTCAACGAAGCTCGCCCTAAAAATGATAAAAAACGCGGTGGCGGTAGAGGAGGTAACTATGGCAGTAATAAAAGACGATGGTAATTTTAGTTAATTTTCTCACCATTAAAAATTATTACCCTTTTAAAAAAATAGATATTATTTTTAGACCGTCACTCTAAATTATTTCTATAATAATATTTCCACACTACTTGCAATCCCGCCTTGTGCGGGATTTTTTATATATATGAACTTAATGGGAATCAGCTGAAATTGTGAGTTAACTAAATGACAAAATTTGTATTAAACATAGTTCTGATAAAAAAGAAGATTTTAATAGTTAGAGAAATCGAACTAAAATAATATTCTTCCGTCTAATGTTGTAAAATGATTTGTTGAATGATAAAATTACTTTTGTGGTTAATTCTGTTAATAACCTGTTGGCCCTTAGCTTTGTTTATTTTACTGCTTTATCCAATAGTTTGGCTGATTGTTTTGCCTTTTAGAATTGTTGGAATAACGGTCGAATTTCTTTTTGATATAATTAGAACTCTTATTAAACTTCCCTTTAAAATGCTTCAGAAGTAAATACTCATCTTTTAACACAAAGACAAGATGAAACAGAATTTGAAAAAGTCATTAAATAAGTTTATACTTCAAGTAAGATAAATAAAAAAAAGAGTCTTAGGAAAAATGAGAGAGTCACTGCCATTCTTAATCGATTTAATGGATGATGAATCCCAAGAAGTAAAAGAAGAAGTATTAAAAGCATTTAATAATTATGGATTCAATTTAGAGAGCGATATAAAAGAATTTTCTGATTTGTTAGATCAAGAAAAAATGGAAATTCTAATGCCAATTATTTTTATGAACCGCTTTATATGGCTTAAACAAAATTGGAATAGTTGGTTTTCAATCTTTGATGATTATCAAAAGTTAGAAACAGCAATGGCTCTTTTAACTAAATTTTTATATGGACTTGATTATAAAGTAGACTTATCACATTTACTTGATGAATTAGCTGAAGAGTTTATGAATAAATATCCGTATGGAAATGAATTGGATCTTTCTTATTTCTTGTTCCACTTAAAAAATATTAAAGGCGAAAAAGAAAATTATTACAATCCTCTTAATAGCAGTTTAGTTTATGCAATAAATAACAAACGAGGTATACCCATTACTTTGTGTATGCTTTATATGTTGGTCGGTGACAGAGCAGGTTTTCACATAGAAGGTTGTAACTTTCCTGGCCATTTTCTAAGTAAAATAGTGCAAGATGATGAAATATTATTTGTAGATTGTTACAACGATGGTAGGGTAATCTACGAAAGTGAATTAGAGTCGTTAAAAATTCAAAGTGGAAGGCGATTTGTAAATTTAACAGATAGCAGCACTTCTCCAGAAGTTATTATTCGGAGGGTACTAAATAATCTT from Melioribacteraceae bacterium 4301-Me includes:
- a CDS encoding transglutaminase-like domain-containing protein; the protein is MRESLPFLIDLMDDESQEVKEEVLKAFNNYGFNLESDIKEFSDLLDQEKMEILMPIIFMNRFIWLKQNWNSWFSIFDDYQKLETAMALLTKFLYGLDYKVDLSHLLDELAEEFMNKYPYGNELDLSYFLFHLKNIKGEKENYYNPLNSSLVYAINNKRGIPITLCMLYMLVGDRAGFHIEGCNFPGHFLSKIVQDDEILFVDCYNDGRVIYESELESLKIQSGRRFVNLTDSSTSPEVIIRRVLNNLLSAFKKNDDINNSMHIQKIIELTPTDSDKEKYSLI
- a CDS encoding transposase; protein product: MTFGKKLRKKREVETVFGDIKHNQLFKRFYLRGIEKVNAELGLVAMSHNIKKLRLMINWTY
- the rnhC gene encoding ribonuclease HIII, which gives rise to MQNEKVAEELIEKISLLLKNNFFNPSAIEKKDYNFELTVEKNHQKVKVQVYFGKKGIKVILQGNAENELYKEVERIIADEPKFQFTEEKILEPDEYIGSDESGKGDFFGPLVTAAFYVNELSKKELLKLGVRDSKDVSDTQISFIANQIKKRFSDDFEIVIITPLKYNELYKSFKNLNKILNWSHSKAIENLLKRKKCSYIITDKFSNENLQLSFSNEFNNIEFFQFQKAEKYIGVAAASILARNRVNSWFEEQKKNGLELPKGSSESVEKIAKDIVLKYGKDKLSELAKEHFKITSKV
- a CDS encoding GIY-YIG nuclease family protein, whose translation is MYYTYILKSQFNGTYYKGSTSDLEKRLKFHNAGKSKYTKKYRPWKLHYYESFETKTEAIKRELFFKSVEGHFWLKQNGII
- a CDS encoding RNA recognition motif domain-containing protein, coding for MNIYIGNLSPQVTDQELKDLFNEYGLTQNVKIIRDIFTGDSKGFGFVEMNDKSAALKAIEALNAKELKGKKIVVNEARPKNDKKRGGGRGGNYGSNKRRW
- a CDS encoding 6-phosphofructokinase translates to MKKVKRIGILTGGGDCPGLNAVIRGVTKPAHDHGLTVLGILDGFEGLVEGKAMELYNKDVSGILATGGTILGSSNKGDPFHWPEEFDGKIKIIDRSKDALKNYEAWGLDVLIAIGGDGTMHITHQLSQMGINVVGVPKTIDNDLEATDQTFGHDSAVFVVSEALDRLHTTASSHHRVMVIEVMGRYAGWIALHGGLAGGADIILIPEIPFDWEFVYDKVIQRNMMGKRFSLVCVAEGAKPKDGNIVIKGKDPKRTDPVQLGGIGELVSRKISENTGLETRYAVLGHLQRGGSPTPFDRILATKFGTSAIELAIKKQFGKMVALRGWEIKSVKIEDAISRQKLVKATDQAVLAAHAVGVSFGTEKL